The following are encoded together in the Flavobacterium sp. TR2 genome:
- a CDS encoding ATP-dependent Clp protease ATP-binding subunit: MDDNFSPRVKDVITYSKEEALRLGHDFIGTEHLMLGILRDGNGKAIHILNNLAVDLDHLRRKVEILSPANLSVEVNAEKKNLHLTRQAERALKTTFLEAKVFQSSSISTAHLLLCILRNENDPTTKLLNKLKIDYDVAKEQYLNMTPNEEEFLENLPRNESYNDDSGQDDSLKESSFNNPANKSNKKSKTPVLDNFGRDLTEMAEEGKLDPVVGREKEIERVSQILSRRKKNNPLLIGEPGVGKSAIAEGLALRIIQKKVSRILFHKRVVTLDLASLVAGTKYRGQFEERMKAVMNELEKNDDIILFIDEIHTIVGAGGATGSLDASNMFKPALARGEIQCIGATTLDEYRQYIEKDGALERRFQKVIVEPTSVEETIAILNNVKDKYEDHHNVTYTPEAIEACVKLTNRYMSERFLPDKAIDAMDEAGSRVHITNIDVPKQILDLERQLEEVREMKNMVVKKQKYEEAAKLRDDEKRIEKDLALAQEQWEEDSKNNRIEVTEDNVADVVSMMTGIPVNRIAQTESNKLAQLPELIQNKVIGQNEAVLKIARSIQRNRAGLKDPNKPIGSFIFLGQTGVGKTQLAKVLAKELFDSEDALVRIDMSEYMEKFAISRLVGAPPGYVGYEEGGQLTEKVRRKPYCVVLLDEIEKAHPDVFNMMLQVLDDGYLTDSLGRKIDFKNTIIIMTSNVGARQLKDFGQGVGFGTAARTAQADENSKSIIENALKKTFAPEFLNRIDDVIVFNALEKADIDLIIEIELKKLYSRIAELGYKLSLTDKAKAFIAEKGFDKQFGARPLKRAIQKYVEDLLAEEIITSKIHSGDEIMMDLKDDSQELSVEIHKAEEPTNQ; the protein is encoded by the coding sequence ATGGATGATAATTTTTCACCAAGAGTAAAAGATGTTATTACGTACAGTAAGGAGGAGGCTCTACGTCTAGGGCACGACTTTATTGGTACAGAACATCTTATGCTAGGTATTTTAAGAGATGGTAACGGAAAAGCTATTCATATACTTAATAACCTAGCTGTCGATTTAGATCATTTACGCAGAAAAGTAGAAATACTGAGCCCTGCCAACCTGAGCGTTGAAGTAAATGCAGAAAAGAAAAACCTTCATCTTACCCGACAGGCCGAAAGAGCCCTGAAGACCACTTTTCTTGAAGCAAAAGTATTTCAAAGTTCATCAATTAGCACGGCACATTTGCTATTATGCATCTTGAGAAACGAAAACGATCCAACAACCAAGCTGCTGAATAAACTAAAAATAGATTATGATGTGGCTAAAGAACAGTATTTAAATATGACTCCAAACGAAGAAGAATTCTTAGAAAACTTGCCAAGAAACGAATCGTATAACGACGATTCAGGACAAGATGACAGTCTAAAAGAAAGCAGTTTTAATAATCCCGCCAATAAGTCAAACAAAAAATCTAAGACTCCAGTTTTAGATAATTTTGGGAGAGATTTAACAGAAATGGCTGAAGAGGGAAAATTAGACCCTGTTGTAGGACGAGAAAAAGAAATTGAGCGTGTATCGCAAATTTTAAGCCGTAGAAAAAAGAACAATCCGCTTCTTATTGGAGAGCCTGGAGTTGGTAAATCTGCTATTGCAGAAGGACTTGCTCTGCGTATTATCCAAAAGAAAGTATCTCGTATTCTTTTCCACAAACGCGTTGTCACTTTAGATCTTGCAAGTTTAGTTGCCGGAACTAAATACAGAGGACAATTTGAAGAAAGAATGAAAGCCGTCATGAACGAGCTTGAGAAAAACGATGATATTATTCTTTTTATAGACGAGATCCACACTATTGTAGGAGCTGGAGGAGCAACAGGTTCGCTTGATGCTTCAAATATGTTCAAACCTGCATTAGCCAGAGGTGAAATCCAATGTATTGGTGCTACTACTCTTGACGAGTACAGACAATATATTGAGAAAGATGGTGCTTTAGAAAGACGTTTCCAAAAAGTAATCGTTGAACCAACTTCTGTTGAAGAAACGATCGCTATCTTGAACAACGTAAAAGACAAATACGAAGATCACCACAATGTAACTTATACTCCTGAAGCTATCGAAGCCTGCGTTAAATTAACAAACAGATATATGTCTGAGCGTTTCTTACCAGACAAGGCAATCGATGCAATGGACGAAGCTGGTTCTCGCGTACATATTACAAATATTGATGTTCCGAAACAAATCTTGGATCTAGAACGTCAGTTGGAAGAAGTTCGCGAAATGAAAAATATGGTTGTTAAAAAACAAAAATATGAAGAAGCAGCCAAACTTCGCGATGATGAAAAACGTATCGAAAAAGATCTTGCTTTAGCACAAGAACAATGGGAAGAAGATTCTAAAAACAACAGAATTGAAGTTACAGAAGATAATGTGGCTGATGTTGTTTCGATGATGACTGGAATTCCTGTAAATAGAATTGCCCAAACAGAAAGCAACAAATTGGCTCAATTGCCAGAATTGATTCAGAATAAAGTAATTGGACAAAACGAAGCGGTTCTTAAAATTGCACGTTCTATCCAACGTAACAGAGCCGGACTTAAAGATCCTAATAAACCAATCGGTTCATTCATTTTCTTAGGTCAGACTGGTGTTGGTAAAACGCAATTGGCTAAAGTATTGGCTAAAGAATTATTCGATTCTGAAGATGCTTTAGTACGTATCGATATGAGCGAATACATGGAGAAATTTGCAATTTCCCGTTTAGTTGGAGCGCCTCCAGGATACGTTGGATACGAAGAAGGCGGCCAATTGACTGAAAAAGTTCGCAGAAAACCATACTGCGTGGTTCTTTTAGATGAGATCGAAAAAGCACACCCAGATGTATTCAACATGATGCTTCAGGTTTTAGACGATGGATATTTGACAGATAGTTTAGGCCGTAAAATTGACTTTAAAAACACTATCATCATCATGACCTCTAACGTTGGCGCACGCCAGTTGAAAGATTTCGGACAAGGTGTTGGATTTGGAACTGCAGCAAGAACAGCTCAGGCCGATGAAAATTCAAAAAGCATTATCGAAAATGCATTGAAGAAAACTTTTGCTCCAGAGTTCTTAAACAGAATTGATGACGTAATTGTATTTAATGCATTAGAAAAAGCTGATATCGATTTGATTATCGAAATCGAATTGAAAAAACTATATTCTCGCATTGCTGAGTTAGGCTACAAATTAAGCTTAACAGATAAAGCAAAAGCGTTTATTGCCGAAAAAGGTTTTGACAAACAGTTTGGAGCTAGACCGCTGAAAAGAGCAATTCAGAAATATGTTGAAGATTTGCTAGCTGAAGAAATCATCACTTCAAAAATACATTCTGGTGACGAAATCATGATGGACTTAAAAGATGATTCTCAAGAATTATCAGTAGAAATTCATAAAGCCGAAGAGCCGACGAATCAGTAA